A region of Pseudomonas sp. Marseille-Q3773 DNA encodes the following proteins:
- a CDS encoding chemotaxis response regulator protein-glutamate methylesterase — protein sequence MKIAIVNDMPMAVEALRRVVAFEPEHQVIWVAGNGAEAVQRCAEQLPDLILMDLIMPVMDGVEATRRIMAETPCAIVIVTVDRKQNMHRVFEAMGHGALDVVDTPALGAGDPREAAAPLLRKILNISWLIGQQNAPAARPVAAPVRAVSQHRGLVAIGSSAGGPAALEVLLKALPAAFPAAIVLVQHVDQVFAAGMAEWLSSAAGLPVRLARQGEPPQPGQVLLAGTNHHIRLLQNGQLAYTAEPVNEIYRPSIDVFFESVARYWSGDAVGVLLTGMGRDGAQGLKLMRQRGFLTIAQDQASSAVYGMPKAAVAIDAAVEVRPLERIAGRLMEFFAK from the coding sequence ATGAAGATCGCCATCGTCAACGATATGCCCATGGCCGTCGAGGCGCTGCGCCGGGTGGTCGCCTTCGAGCCCGAGCACCAGGTGATATGGGTGGCCGGCAACGGTGCCGAGGCGGTGCAGCGCTGTGCGGAACAGTTGCCAGACCTGATCCTCATGGACCTGATCATGCCGGTGATGGACGGTGTCGAGGCCACCCGCAGGATCATGGCCGAAACCCCTTGCGCCATCGTCATCGTGACGGTCGACCGCAAGCAGAACATGCATCGGGTGTTCGAGGCCATGGGCCACGGCGCCCTCGACGTGGTCGACACGCCGGCGCTGGGGGCGGGCGACCCGCGCGAAGCAGCAGCGCCCCTGTTGCGCAAGATCCTCAACATAAGCTGGCTGATCGGCCAGCAGAATGCCCCGGCCGCGCGCCCGGTCGCCGCGCCGGTGCGGGCTGTGTCGCAGCACCGCGGGCTGGTGGCGATCGGCTCGTCCGCAGGTGGCCCGGCAGCCCTCGAAGTACTGCTGAAGGCCCTGCCGGCGGCGTTTCCGGCAGCCATCGTGCTGGTCCAGCATGTGGACCAGGTATTTGCTGCGGGCATGGCCGAATGGCTCAGCAGTGCAGCCGGCCTGCCGGTGCGCCTGGCCCGCCAAGGTGAACCGCCGCAACCCGGCCAGGTATTGCTGGCCGGCACCAACCACCACATCCGCCTGCTACAGAACGGCCAACTGGCCTACACTGCCGAACCGGTCAATGAGATATACCGGCCCTCGATCGATGTGTTCTTCGAGAGCGTGGCGCGCTACTGGAGCGGCGATGCGGTGGGTGTGCTGCTCACCGGCATGGGCCGCGACGGCGCCCAGGGTCTGAAACTGATGCGCCAGCGGGGCTTTCTCACCATTGCCCAGGACCAGGCCAGCAGCGCGGTGTATGGAATGCCCAAGGCTGCTGTGGCCATCGATGCCGCGGTGGAGGTCCGCCCGCTGGAACGCATAGCCGGGCGCTTGATGGAATTTTTTGCTAAATGA
- the lysS gene encoding lysine--tRNA ligase has translation MSDLKTDVQDLQQEENALIALRKEKLAAERAKGNAFPNDFRRDSYCNDLQKQYADKTKEELEAAAIPVKVAGRIMLNRGSFMVIQDMTGRIQVYVNRKTLPEETLAAVKTWDLGDIISAEGTLARSGKGDLYVEMTNVRLLTKSLRPLPDKHHGLTDTEQRYRQRYVDLMVNEETRHTFRVRSQVISHIRKFLIERDFLEVETPMLQTIPGGAAAKPFETHHNALDMAMFLRIAPELYLKRLVVGGFEKVFEINRNFRNEGVSTRHNPEFTMLEFYQAYADYRDNMDLTEELFRELAQLVLGSTDVPYGDKVFHFGEPFARLSVFDSILKYNPELTAADLQDVDRAREIARKAGAKVLGHEGLGKLQVMIFEELVEHKLEQPHFITEYPFEVSPLARRNDDNPAVTDRFELFIGGREIANAYSELNDAEDQAERFLAQVAEKDAGDDEAMHYDADFVRALEYGMPPTAGEGIGIDRLVMLLTNSPSIRDVILFPHMRPQA, from the coding sequence ATGAGCGACCTCAAGACCGACGTGCAAGACCTGCAACAGGAAGAAAACGCCCTGATCGCCCTGCGCAAGGAAAAGCTTGCCGCCGAGCGCGCCAAGGGCAACGCCTTCCCCAATGACTTCCGTCGCGACAGCTACTGCAACGACCTGCAGAAACAGTACGCGGACAAGACCAAGGAAGAACTGGAAGCTGCAGCGATTCCGGTCAAGGTCGCTGGTCGCATCATGCTCAACCGTGGCTCGTTCATGGTTATCCAGGACATGACCGGGCGCATCCAGGTCTACGTCAACCGCAAGACCCTGCCCGAAGAAACCCTGGCCGCGGTCAAGACCTGGGACCTGGGCGACATCATCAGCGCCGAAGGCACCCTGGCCCGTTCCGGCAAGGGCGACCTGTACGTCGAAATGACCAATGTGCGCCTGCTGACCAAGTCGCTGCGCCCGCTGCCCGACAAGCACCACGGCCTGACCGACACCGAGCAGCGCTACCGTCAGCGTTACGTCGACCTGATGGTCAACGAAGAAACCCGCCACACCTTCCGTGTGCGTTCGCAGGTGATCTCGCACATCCGCAAGTTCCTCATCGAGCGCGACTTCCTCGAAGTCGAGACGCCGATGCTGCAGACCATCCCTGGCGGTGCCGCGGCCAAGCCGTTCGAAACCCACCACAACGCCCTGGACATGGCCATGTTCCTGCGTATCGCGCCGGAGCTTTACCTCAAGCGCCTGGTAGTGGGTGGCTTCGAGAAAGTGTTCGAGATCAACCGCAACTTCCGTAACGAAGGCGTTTCGACCCGGCACAACCCTGAGTTCACCATGCTCGAGTTCTACCAGGCTTACGCCGACTACCGCGACAACATGGACCTCACCGAGGAACTGTTCCGCGAGCTGGCACAGCTGGTCCTGGGCAGCACCGACGTGCCGTACGGCGACAAGGTGTTCCACTTCGGCGAGCCGTTCGCCCGCCTATCGGTCTTCGACTCGATCCTCAAGTACAACCCGGAACTGACCGCTGCCGACCTGCAGGACGTCGACCGTGCCCGCGAGATCGCCAGGAAGGCCGGCGCCAAGGTGCTGGGCCACGAAGGCCTGGGCAAGCTGCAGGTGATGATTTTCGAAGAGCTGGTCGAGCACAAGCTGGAGCAGCCGCACTTCATCACCGAGTACCCGTTCGAAGTGTCGCCGCTGGCCCGTCGCAACGACGACAACCCGGCGGTTACCGACCGTTTCGAGCTGTTCATCGGTGGCCGCGAGATCGCCAACGCCTACTCCGAGCTGAACGATGCCGAAGACCAGGCCGAGCGCTTCCTGGCCCAGGTGGCCGAGAAGGACGCCGGTGACGACGAGGCCATGCACTACGACGCCGACTTCGTGCGGGCCCTGGAATACGGCATGCCGCCGACCGCAGGCGAAGGCATTGGTATCGACCGCCTGGTGATGCTGCTGACCAACTCGCCATCGATCCGCGACGTGATCCTGTTCCCGCACATGCGTCCGCAAGCCTGA
- the prfB gene encoding peptide chain release factor 2 (programmed frameshift), with protein MEIQPILNTIKDLTERSQSIRGYLDYDHKHDRLIEVNRELEDPNVWNKPEYAQALGRERAMLAQVVETLDKLSGGLADCQDLLDMAVEENDEGAVGDVVTELEGLEEKLAQLEFRRMFSGEMDMNNAYLDIQAGSGGTEAQDWANILLRMYLRWADKRGFDATIIELSEGEVAGIKGATVHIKGEYAFGWLRTEIGVHRLVRKSPFDSGARRHTSFSAVFVSPEIDDKVEIEINPADLRIDTYRSSGAGGQHVNTTDSAVRITHVPTNTVVACQNERSQHANKDTAMKMLRAKLYELEMQKRNAASQALEDSKSDIGWGHQIRSYVLDDSRIKDLRTGVERSDCQKVLDGDLDQYLEASLKQGL; from the exons ATGGAAATCCAACCGATCCTGAACACCATCAAGGACCTTACCGAGCGTTCCCAGTCCATTCGGGGGTATCTT GACTACGATCACAAGCATGACCGCCTGATCGAAGTCAACCGCGAGCTGGAAGACCCCAACGTCTGGAACAAGCCCGAGTACGCCCAGGCCCTGGGCCGCGAGCGTGCCATGCTGGCCCAGGTCGTCGAGACCCTGGACAAGCTGTCCGGCGGCCTGGCCGACTGCCAGGACCTGCTCGACATGGCCGTCGAAGAAAATGACGAAGGCGCCGTCGGCGACGTCGTGACCGAGCTGGAAGGCCTGGAAGAAAAACTGGCCCAGCTTGAGTTCCGTCGCATGTTCAGCGGCGAGATGGACATGAACAACGCCTACCTGGACATCCAGGCCGGCTCCGGTGGTACCGAGGCGCAGGACTGGGCCAACATCCTGCTGCGCATGTACCTGCGCTGGGCCGACAAGCGTGGCTTCGACGCCACCATCATCGAGCTGTCCGAAGGTGAAGTCGCCGGCATCAAGGGCGCCACCGTGCACATCAAGGGCGAGTACGCCTTCGGCTGGCTGCGCACCGAAATCGGTGTGCACCGCCTGGTGCGCAAGAGCCCGTTCGACTCCGGTGCCCGTCGCCACACTTCGTTCTCGGCGGTGTTCGTGTCGCCCGAGATCGACGACAAGGTCGAGATCGAGATCAACCCGGCCGACCTGCGCATCGACACCTACCGCTCTTCCGGTGCCGGTGGCCAGCACGTGAACACCACCGACTCGGCGGTACGTATCACCCACGTGCCGACCAACACCGTGGTGGCGTGCCAGAACGAACGCTCCCAGCACGCCAACAAGGACACCGCCATGAAAATGCTGCGGGCCAAGCTGTACGAGCTGGAAATGCAAAAGCGCAACGCCGCCTCGCAGGCGCTGGAAGACAGCAAGTCGGATATCGGCTGGGGCCACCAGATCCGCTCCTACGTGCTGGATGACTCGCGCATCAAGGACCTGCGTACCGGTGTCGAGCGCAGCGACTGCCAGAAGGTCCTGGACGGCGACCTCGACCAGTACCTGGAAGCGAGCCTCAAGCAGGGGCTGTAA
- the wspR gene encoding Wsp signal transduction system regulator diguanylate cyclase WspR (signal transduction system involved in biofilm formation) produces MNDLPIEGFTTTNENAAMVLLVDDQAMIGEAVRRGLANEDNIDFHFCADPHQAVAQAVRIKPTVILQDLIMPGLDGLTLVREYRNNPATQDIPIIVLSTKEDPLVKSAAFAAGANDYLVKLPDTIELVARIRYHSRSYLTLLQRDEAYRALRVSQQQLLDSNLMLQRLMNSDGLTGLSNRRHFDEYLELEWRRAMREQQQLSLLMIDVDFFKAYNDSFGHLAGDEALRQVAEAIRGACSRPTDLPARYGGEEFVLVLPNTSPGGARLVAEKLRQTVLGLGIPHTAPTPDSYLTVSIGLATQTPAIGSHSRQLISAADKGLYQAKNGGRNQVGIA; encoded by the coding sequence ATGAATGACTTACCGATCGAAGGTTTCACGACCACCAACGAAAACGCGGCGATGGTACTGCTGGTCGACGACCAGGCCATGATCGGCGAGGCGGTGCGGCGTGGCCTGGCCAACGAGGACAACATCGACTTCCACTTCTGCGCCGACCCGCACCAGGCGGTGGCCCAGGCGGTGCGCATCAAGCCCACGGTTATTCTGCAGGACCTGATCATGCCTGGCCTGGACGGGCTGACGCTGGTGCGTGAATATCGCAACAACCCGGCCACCCAGGACATTCCGATCATCGTCCTGTCGACCAAGGAAGACCCGCTGGTCAAGAGCGCAGCCTTCGCTGCCGGGGCCAACGACTACCTGGTCAAGCTGCCTGACACCATCGAACTGGTAGCGCGCATTCGCTACCACTCGCGCTCCTACCTGACCCTGCTGCAGCGCGACGAGGCCTACCGCGCCCTGCGCGTCAGCCAGCAACAGTTGCTCGACTCCAACCTGATGCTGCAGCGGCTGATGAACTCGGATGGCCTGACCGGGTTGTCCAACCGCCGTCACTTCGACGAATACCTCGAGCTGGAATGGCGCCGTGCCATGCGTGAGCAGCAGCAGTTGTCGCTGCTGATGATCGACGTGGACTTCTTCAAGGCCTACAACGACAGCTTCGGTCACCTGGCCGGTGACGAGGCCTTGCGCCAGGTCGCCGAGGCGATCCGCGGTGCATGTTCGCGGCCGACCGACCTGCCGGCGCGCTATGGCGGCGAGGAGTTCGTCCTGGTGTTGCCCAATACCTCACCGGGTGGGGCCCGCCTGGTGGCTGAAAAGCTGCGTCAGACCGTATTGGGCCTGGGCATCCCGCACACCGCACCGACGCCTGACTCATACCTGACCGTGAGCATTGGCCTGGCGACCCAGACCCCGGCCATCGGCAGCCATAGCCGGCAGTTGATCTCGGCCGCCGACAAGGGCCTGTACCAGGCCAAGAATGGCGGGCGCAACCAGGTCGGTATCGCCTGA